The genomic interval GTGGCGACCGGCACGGTCCGCGAGGCGATCAAGCGGCCCGAGCACAACCCCCCGCTGAAAGAGCTCATGGAGAAGGGCGTGCACCCGTACGGGATGCAGACCTTCGAGATGCACCTCCAGCGCCTCGTCGCCGCGGGGCTCGTCACCCGCGACGTGGCCCGCGCGGCAGCGTCGTTCTGAGGTTCCCCGGGACACGTGGGCGCGAACGTGCCCGCGCTCGGGTGACAAATTTTCGTTTGGAAACGATGGGTTGCGTGCGCCTACTCGTCCATCGTGGCGCAGTGGTCGGCGAACACGTGGCCCCGAATGGTGCCCTCCTCGAACGTGGCCTCGAGGTCGAAGGCGACCTTGTCCGGAGGGGTTCCTTCGATCGCCACGACCGTGAGCTTCGCGGCGGTGGCCTTGTCGAGCGGCTTCTTGGTGAGAAGCTCCTTGAAGTCGAGGAGGGTGACCGCGAGTCCGTCGGCGAGCGTGAGCGTCTTTCCTTCGCTACCGACCTTGATGCCGCTCACGATGAGCGTGCGGTCGGGGGTGGGGGAGTTTTGCTTGGGGCACTCGGGCGCGCCGCCCGCATGGACCTCGACCGTCACGCCGGAGACGTTGGGACCGGTCTTGTCACGGCCGAACTGGGCGCGCTCGAAGGAGGCCGTGACGGCGCCGTAGGTCGCCCCGAGGGCGAGCGTGCGGCACGCGCCCGTGCAGCCCGCGTCGGGGCCGCTGCCGTCCGGGGCCGAGGTGTCGGGGGCACCGGCCTCGCTCACGGGCTGCCCGCTGTCGGCCTCGGCGCCCCCGTCGGGGGTCGTCGTGCCCGTCTCGCTGCACCCGACGCCGAGCGCGACGAGGACCGAAGAGAAGAGTCCCACCGAGAAGAGCCAGGAGGAGCCGCGTCGCATGCGCCGAGGATAGCCGATGGCGGCTTGCCTTCGACGCGAAACCGGCCGATGGTCGAGGCGTGGACGCCGTTCGTGCCTTCCTGCTCGGGTACGCCGAGCGCTTCGTCGCCTACGAAGCGTGCGCCCTCGCGGTGAGGCAGGCGCTCCGCAAGGCGCTCCGCGACGAGGGCGTGCGCGCGATCGTGACGTCGCGCGCGAAGAGCGAGGAGCGCCTCGAGGCGAAGCTCCGCGCTCGTGAGCGCGCGCGAGGGGCCGCGTACGAGAGCCCGGCCGAGGTGGCCGCCGACATCCACGACCTCGTGGGCGCGCGTGTCGCCGTCTATTTCCCGGGCTCGCAGGCGCGCGTGAACCGGCTGCTCGAAGAGCGCTTCGAGGCCGCGAGCCCGAAGCGCACCTTTCCACACGAGGTGGAGCGAGCGGGACCGATGCGGGCGACGCACGACGGCGGCGCGTACCGTCCGAGGTTCTCGGGTTACTCGGCCACCCACCATCGCCTCCTCGTCCCGGCGTCCAGCCTCCCGGCGGAGGCCGCGCTCGTGGCTCCGGAGGGGCGCATCGAGGTCGAGGTGCAGGTGGCCTCCGTGCTCATGCACGCCTGGGCCGAGGTGGAGCACGATCTCGTCTACAAACCCGTTTCGGGGCCGCTCTCGCTCGACGAGCACGCCGTCCTGGACGAGCTCAACGGCCTCGTCTTGGCGGGGGAGATCGCCCTCGAGCGCCTCGAGCGCGCGGAGGCCGCGAGGACGGCCGCACACACGCTCCCGTTCGACGACGCCTTCGCGCTCGCGGCCTTCCTCGCCGTCCGAGGGGCAGGCGACGAGGGGCTCGGCGCGACCGACGTCCTCTTCGCGCTGCTGCGTCGCTTCGAACGTGCGACCCCCGCGGCCGTCGCCGAGCTCGTGTCCCGTGATCGCGCGAGCGTGTCGCCCTCGGGCGCGCCGCTCGCGGATCGTCTCGCGGCGCTCTTTGCCGAGGGGGATCCCGAGCGCCTCGAGGCGCTCCGCGCGATCGCCGGGGGGCGCGCGGTGCTCGATTTCGCCGAGGCGGGCGGGCGCGAGCTCGGGGAGTTCTTCGAGGCCGGCCGCACGGTCGATCGCGTCGTCGGAGAGCTCCTCGGAGGGATCGGCGAGTGGGGCAAGAGGCTCGTGGTCTCGGACCGAGGCGCCGAGCTCTTGGCGCTCCGCGGGGAGCTCACCTCGGAGGAGGCGACGGAGCTCGTTCGGCTACGCCGCGCGCGCGACCGCATCCTGGGTCAAGAGCCAGGTTTGCTCCCGTCCGACGTCGTCCGCACGACCGAGGCGCTCCTTGCCTGGAT from Myxococcales bacterium carries:
- a CDS encoding RelA/SpoT domain-containing protein; translated protein: MDAVRAFLLGYAERFVAYEACALAVRQALRKALRDEGVRAIVTSRAKSEERLEAKLRARERARGAAYESPAEVAADIHDLVGARVAVYFPGSQARVNRLLEERFEAASPKRTFPHEVERAGPMRATHDGGAYRPRFSGYSATHHRLLVPASSLPAEAALVAPEGRIEVEVQVASVLMHAWAEVEHDLVYKPVSGPLSLDEHAVLDELNGLVLAGEIALERLERAEAARTAAHTLPFDDAFALAAFLAVRGAGDEGLGATDVLFALLRRFERATPAAVAELVSRDRASVSPSGAPLADRLAALFAEGDPERLEALRAIAGGRAVLDFAEAGGRELGEFFEAGRTVDRVVGELLGGIGEWGKRLVVSDRGAELLALRGELTSEEATELVRLRRARDRILGQEPGLLPSDVVRTTEALLAWIARLEERRRTSPR